The Streptomyces nigra genome includes the window GCCATACGGCGGTGAGCGCCGCGGCCAGGGTGGCGGCGAGATAGGCCAGCGCGGTGCGCGGGTGACCGTCGTCCACCAGGGTGCGGATGTCGACGGCGTAGGTGGAGAACGTGGTGAAGCCGCCGAGCACGCCCGTGCCGAAGAAGGGGCGGACCAGGCGGTGGGCGGCCCATCGCTCGGCGAGGAGCACCATGAACGCGCCGATCACGGCGCAGCCGACGACGTTGACCCAGAAGGTCGCCCAGGGGAACGCGCCGGGCGTGGCCGGCCAGCGCAGGGAGGCCGCGTAGCGGGCGGCGGCGCCGAGGGCCCCGCCGAGCGTGACGACCGCGACGACCGGCACCTGGGCCCGCCAGGCCGGCGGCCGGGTGGTCCGCGCGGGGGCGGGCGCGCGGTCGGTTCCCTGGGTGGTCATGGGTGTGTCTCCTACTCGCCTGGGCCCGACAGCGGGCCGCGCGGTTGCAAGTAGGGACCGTTGGCGGCGCAGCTGCCGCGGTTCGGGTACGGCGGGCCCCACCGCCGCGCCGCGAGGTGCTCGCGGCCGGACACCAGGGTATCGACCCCCTGCCGCACACGCGCGGCCCGCCCCCGCCGCGCACGCCCGATCCGGCCCCGCTGCGGATGCCCGCCGAGTGGCCGCCGGTTACGGTCGGAGGGCCCGTCGAGCCGGTCCGCGCACGGGGAAGGAGAGTGGTCGGGATGGCCCGCAACCGCCGTCTGATCCTCAGTTCACCGTCCGAGGTCTGGAGCCTGCTCGCCGACGGCAGCCGCTACGGGGAGTGGGTCACCGGGACCCAGCGGGTGCTCACCGTGGATCCGCACTGGCCGGACGTGGGCGCCCGGCTGCGGGTGCGCGTCGGGGTCGGCCCCGTGACGCTGGACGACGACGTCGTGGTGCGGATCTGCGAGCCCGCGCGGCGGCTGGAACTGGAGGCGCGGGCCGAACCCTTCGGTGCGGCCCGGATCGCGATGCGGCTGATCCCCTGGGGCGAGCACACCCTCTTCGTCATCGACTGGCATCCGCTGCGGGGGCCCGGCACCCGGATGCACGGGCTGCCCGTGGACTACGTCGTGGCGATCCGCAACGGCATGATGCTGACGAAGCTGGCCCGGATCGCGGTGCGCGAGCACCACGAGCCCGCCCACACGTGAGGCGGCGGGCTACCAGCCCTTCTCGAACATGCGGGCCATCTCGGCGATGCGCACCTCGTCCCGCCGGTAGTAGGTGCGCCGCCCGACCCGCAGGGTGCGCAGCAGGCCGAGCCCGGTGAGGAGCCCCAGGTGGGTCTCGGCGACCGCGCGGGGCACCCCGAGCCGCGCGGCGACGGCGGCGGCGGTGACCCCGTCCTCGCCGGCGTCGGCGGCCCGCCGCGCGGGGAAGTGCGCGACCGGATCCCTGAGCCATTCCAGGATGGCGAGGCGCGTCTCGTTGACGGGAGTCCTCAGCATGGTCGTTCCCCTCCGTCCGGCCGCGGCGTGGCGCGTGCTTCCACTGTCCCGCAGGACCCACCCCCGTGTCCGGGACTCACGGGTCGTTGTCCGGTACCGAACGTCCTTGTACGGAACGGCAGTTCGTGTCCGCACCACAGCCGGGCCGGAGGCTGGAGGGGTTCGGCGGGCGCCCGGGGACGGGGCTGTTCCAGCGGCCCCGCACCG containing:
- a CDS encoding helix-turn-helix domain-containing protein, coding for MLRTPVNETRLAILEWLRDPVAHFPARRAADAGEDGVTAAAVAARLGVPRAVAETHLGLLTGLGLLRTLRVGRRTYYRRDEVRIAEMARMFEKGW
- the crcB gene encoding fluoride efflux transporter CrcB, encoding MTTQGTDRAPAPARTTRPPAWRAQVPVVAVVTLGGALGAAARYAASLRWPATPGAFPWATFWVNVVGCAVIGAFMVLLAERWAAHRLVRPFFGTGVLGGFTTFSTYAVDIRTLVDDGHPRTALAYLAATLAAALTAVWLASAVTRRALRRRPS
- a CDS encoding SRPBCC family protein; this translates as MARNRRLILSSPSEVWSLLADGSRYGEWVTGTQRVLTVDPHWPDVGARLRVRVGVGPVTLDDDVVVRICEPARRLELEARAEPFGAARIAMRLIPWGEHTLFVIDWHPLRGPGTRMHGLPVDYVVAIRNGMMLTKLARIAVREHHEPAHT